One genomic segment of Drosophila melanogaster chromosome 3L includes these proteins:
- the Usp32 gene encoding ubiquitin specific protease 32, isoform I: MGTKESKHSNSVSYEDSVKRVSDVELRRLRDAFKKSAGVGRNFLSRNAFQQDVLCEGVPPKIVDMLYAACGGTQRGISFNDLLCGLVLITRGTQAEKTKFLWNLYCNDAGTFIIKSDYVRNVNLAPFESVSLFAQSERVNFEQFQDWIIKHRNATVLSKWLLSDNCVSLTSELETPTFYQSLAGVTHLEEKDIGDLEKEFWRLKNTSQNGQIDLQFLGPLISPPIPKNALAGLFNAFDENRDGHIDFKELCCGVSAACRGPGVERTRFCFKIFDVDRDGVLSHDETLQMINVLLLVAKENQESQQYKDLTKQLVISDLLEFGQRRSPDGTPSKLTRDNVSLTAEDFMLWTVQCDLRLMQPLLDLIFELCHIVFGLWPQCKHMENDIVRGWLRREERRPYRVGQFWYLITHDWWLSWMQYTQHTTHTCDYCKRTASQRTAVDEALVCDESFNTHSLEQHDSYSLGSGTGSASGSGSASSGISAGRHCGPVRPGPIDNSNLITANPFRNVRTLTGEGGHLKRDTPLVQNHDFELVPKSLWKALNRWYGDNLPLPRQVIQPPNSDVELELYPLNLRILLHQAQPSQTGVGGGTQLGSWGSTVSGGYGVLASGGGYAAIAVSSVLQPPKRYLAYTAAFSRLATVRQVGEFLCEQLRLKSEDIRLWHVPQLDNGAILLEEDAMCLKELLIRDNDQLLLEIRNKDLTWPEELGSLATAQCGQGAGTPGDRRRLTRSSIMSVHAPGATGLHNLGNTCFMNAALQVLFNTQPLAQYFQREMHRFEVNAANKLGTKGQLAMRYAELLKEVWTATTRSVAPLKLRFCVNKYAPQFAGGGQHDSQELLEWLLDALHEDLNRVMEKPYSELKDSNGRPDKIVAAEAWSQHHARNQSIIIDLFYGQLKSKVSCLGCGHESVRFDPFSLLSLPLPVENYIYFEVLVILLDGSVPIKYGFRLNSDCKYSHLKHKLSTMCSLPPNLMLVCELWNSQIRQVLNDDEKLRTQSAKELYVYQLPEQSMRTRSNSGLSMHIEQGLKDIQRSSALITSAQDSLSSLSTLQTSSHRASSRVLCNGHVSGLDVEGEAEVGTDVSQCNSNSNYNPIVSTYSGNGSGDNQVHELLPDEAGKVSRCFGKRECMPHSLFCFKESLILSSSPENTFMHGAAAQQKRVSSAKLLHTESNTSSMSYTNHSGENSMESSLTEPIPLADLEPVSSRNGSGGEDCSYRTSPNDSSGLSTGHTLGASLDVDEQAEEGNAEDHDQPDQITTSQPETSSGVYSRRSSQPPHKAGKYLVAVHRKITRHDSYFLSYHKTRPSLFGVPLLIPNSEGGTHKDLYCAVWLQVSRLLSPLPATTEQANHAADCLGYDFPFTLRAVKADGLTCAICPWSSFCRGCEIRCNNDYVLQGALPPINAAASNTSTPKMNAKFPSLPNLEAKRTPEYTASLSYTPTTKYFEDFTIAIDWDPTALHLRYQSTLERLWVDHETIAISRREQVEPVDLNHCLRAFTSEEKLEQWYHCSHCKGKKPATKKLQIWKLPPILIVHLKRFNCVNGKWVKSQKVVHFPFDDFDPTPYLASVPQETILRHKELLELKNDAEMTMATNEVVSELDEIDAPSKEVKEELPNQTGSTKATASPPPTGNILRQSKTKNAVRRQRLISTSLTKTPIVDGEFEDYHQHRLKPDVDQFDPRYRLYAVVSHSGMLNGGHYISYASNATGSWYCYNDSSCREISQKPVIDPSAAYLLFYERKGLDYEPYLPNIEGRTLPNTASVPLEVDETEGELKKLCSIS; the protein is encoded by the exons ATGGGCACCAAGGAGTCCAAGCACTCCAATAGCGTCAGCTACGAGGATTCGGTGAAACGCG TAAGCGACGTAGAGCTTCGCCGCCTGAGAGATGCCTTCAAAAAGTCAGCGGGCGTGGGCAGGAACTTCCTCAGTCGGAATGCCTTTCAGCAGGATGTGCTGTGCGAGGGAGTGCCGCCAAAGATCGTGGACATGTTATATGCCGCCTGTGGTGGCACCCAGCGTGGCATCTCCTTTAACGACCTGCTCTGCGGTCTGGTCTTGATAACTCGTGGTACCCAAGCGGAGAAAACCAA ATTCCTGTGGAACCTGTACTGCAACGATGCCGGCACCTTCATCATCAAGTCGGACTATGTGCGCAACGTCAATCTGGCTCCCTTCGAGAGCGTCTCCCTATTCGCTCAAAGCGAACGCGTCAATTTCGAGCAGTTCCAGGACTGGATCATAAAGCATCGCAATGCCACTGTCCTCTCCAAATGGCTTCTGTCCGACAACTGTGTTAGCCTCACATCGGAGCTGGAGACGCCAACGTTTTACCAGAGCCTCGCTGGAGTGACGCATCTTGAGGAGAAG GACATTGGCGATTTGGAAAAGGAGTTTTGGCGTTTGAAAAACACTTCCCAAAATGGCCAAATCGACTTGCAGTTCCTGGGACCCCTGATCAGTCCACCCATACCAAAGAATGCTCTAGCAGGTCTATTCAACGCCTTTGATGAGAACCGCGACGGACACATCGACTTTAAGGAGCTGTGTTGCGGAGTAAGTGCCGCCTGCCGAGGACCGGGTGTGGAAAGGACACGAT TTTGCTTCAAAATCTTCGATGTGGATCGAGATGGCGTTCTTAGCCACGATGAAACACTGCAGATGATCAATGTTCTGCTATTAGTAGCCAAGGAAAATCAGGAGTCCCAGCAATACAAGGATCTGACCAAACAGCTGGTGATAAGTGATCTTCTGGAGTTTGGACAGAGAAGAAGTCCGGATGGAACGCCTAGTAAGCTAACCCGAGACAATGTCTCGCTGACCGCTGAGGATTTTATGCTGTGGACCGTACAGTGTGATCTAAGACTCATGCAGCCCTTGCTGGACCTCATCTTCGAGCTGTGCCACATCGTCTTTGGCCTGTGGCCCCAGTGCAAGCACATGGAGAACGATATCGTCCGGGGATGGTTGCGACGGGAGGAGCGCAGGCCGTACCGCGTTGGACAGTTTTGGTACTTGATCACGCATGACTGGTGGCTCAGTTGGATGCAATACACTCAGCACACGACGCACACCTGCGACTATTGCAAGCGAACCGCCAGCCAGCGGACCGCTGTTGATGAGGCGCTCGTCTGCGATGAGAGCTTTAACACCCACAGCTTGGAACAGCACGATAGCTACTCCCTGGGTTCTGGCACGGGATCGGCTTCCGGTTCCGGGTCGGCGAGTAGTGGCATCTCAGCTGGACGACATTGCGGACCCGTGCGACCAGGGCCTATTGACAACAGCAATCTGATCACCGCCAATCCGTTCCGGAATGTTCGAACTCTCACCGGCGAGGGTGGTCACCTCAAGCGGGACACACCCCTGGTGCAGAACCACGACTTTGAACTGGTGCCCAAGTCACTGTGGAAGGCATTGAATCGATGGTATGGCGATAATCTTCCACTGCCACGACAG GTCATCCAACCGCCCAACTCCGATGTGGAACTGGAGCTATACCCGCTGAACCTGCGAATCCTGCTCCACCAGGCGCAGCCATCCCAGACAGGCGTAGGCGGAGGCACTCAACTTGGTAGTTGGGGCTCCACGGTGAGCGGTGGCTACGGAGTGCTTGCCTCCGGTGGCGGATATGCCGCCATCGCTGTAAGCAGTGTACTCCAACCGCCGAAGCGATACTTGGCCTACACGGCTGCCTTCAGCCGACTGGCCACGGTGCGTCAGGTGGGCGAGTTTTTGTGCGAGCAACTGCGTCTTAAGTCAGAAGATATCCGGCTATGGCACGTTCCACAGCTGGACAACGGTGCCATATTGCTAGAAGAGGATGCCATGTGCCTGAAAGAGTTGCTCATTCGGGACAACGACCAGCTGTTGCTGGAAATCCGCAACAAAGATTTGACCTGGCCGGAGGAACTTGGCTCCTTGGCCACCGCTCAATGTGGCCAGGGTGCGGGAACACCGGGGGACCGGCGTCGCTTAACACGCAGTTCAATTATGTCGGTACATGCGCCCGGAGCTACAGGCCTGCACAACCTGGGCAACACCTGCTTCATGAACGCCGCTCTCCAGGTGCTGTTTAATACCCAACCACTGGCACAATACTTTCAGCGTGAGATGCATCGCTTCGAGGTGAACGCGGCCAACAAACTGGGCACAAAGGGTCAGCTAGCCATGCGCTATGCGGAGCTGCTCAAGGAGGTTTGGACGGCCACGACTAGATCTGTGGCCCCGCTGAAGCTACGCTTTTGTGTCAACAAGTATGCGCCGCAGTTCGCCGGTGGAGGTCAGCACGATTCCCAGGAGCTGCTCGAGTGGCTGTTGGACGCTCTGCATGAGGACCTTAACCGTGTGATGGAGAAACCGTACAGCGAGCTGAAGGACTCGAATGGGCGCCCAGACAAAATAGTGGCCGCCGAGGCCTGGTCCCAGCACCACGCCCGAAACCAGTCAATTATCATTGATCTGTTCTACGGCCAGTTGAAATCCAAGGTCAGCTGTCTGGGTTGTGGACACGAATCGGTGCGATTCGATCCGTTTAGTCTGCTCAGTTTGCCGCTTCCGGTAGAGAATTATATCTACTTTGAGGTCTTGG TTATTCTGTTGGATGGAAGCGTTCCAATCAAATATGGTTTTCGTCTGAACTCCGATTGCAAGTACTCGCACCTGAAACACAAGTTGTCCACCATGTGCTCCCTGCCTCCAAATCTAATGCTCGTCTGCGAGCTATGGAACTCACAAATACGCCAGGTGCTAAACGACGACGAGAAACTGCGGACGCAGAGTGCCAAGGAGCTGTACGTCTATCAGCTGCCGGAACAAAGTATGCGAACACGATCCAACTCAGGGCTTAGCATGCACATCGAGCAGGGTCTTAAGGACATACAGCGCAGTTCCG CTCTCATCACGAGCGCCCAGGACTCGCTGTCCTCGCTGAGCACTTTGCAGACGTCCAGCCACCGCGCCTCGTCACGAGTCCTGTGCAACGGACACGTTTCGGGCCTGGATGTCGAAGGCGAGGCGGAGGTGGGCACGGATGTGTCGCAATgtaacagcaacagcaattacAATCCTATTGTAAGCACTTacagcggaaacggaagcgggGACAACCAGGTGCACGAACTGCTGCCAGATGAGGCCGGAAAGGTAAGCCGGTGCTTTGGAAAGAGAGAGTGCATGCCCCACAGCCTATTTTGCTTCAAG GAGTCGCTAATTCTGAGCTCCAGCCCGGAGAACACATTTATGCACGGCGCTGCCGCCCAACAGAAGCGCGTATCGTCCGCCAAGCTGCTGCACACGGAGAGTAATACCAGCTCCATGTCCTACACGAATCATTCCGGCGAAAATTCCATGGAGAGCTCGCTGACCGAACCCATTCCATTGGCGGACCTGGAGCCGGTTAGCAGCCGTAATGGCAGTGGCGGCGAGGACTGCTCCTACCGGACGTCGCCAAACGATTCCAGTGGCCTCAGCACGGGCCACACCCTGGGCGCCAGTTTGGACGTGGACGAGCAGGCGGAAGAGGGCAACGCGGAGGATCACGATCAGCCGGATCAGATCACAACCTCGCAGCCGGAGACCAGTAGCGGGGTCTACTCTCGTCGCTCCTCCCAGCCGCCGCACAAGGCGGGCAAGTATTTGGTAGCCGTACATCGAAAGATAACGCGGCATGACAGCTACTTCCTGTCCTACCACAAGACGAGACCAAGTCTCTTTGGCGTTCCGCTGCTCATTCCAAACAGCGAGGGTGGCACCCACAAGGATCTTTACTGCGCCGTGTGGCTGCAGGTGAGCAGGCTACTCAGCCCATTGCCTGCCACCACGGAACAGGCGAATCATGCCGCCGATTG CCTGGGCTACGATTTCCCCTTCACGTTGCGTGCCGTCAAGGCAGATGGTCTAACCTGCGCTATTTGCCCTTGGTCAAGCTTCTGTCGCGGATGCGAGATTCGATGCAACAATGATTATGTACTCCAGGGAGCCCTGCCGCCCATCAATGCCGCCGCCA GTAATACATCAACGCCAAAAATGAATGCTAAATTCCCATCGCTACCAAATCTGGAGGCTAAACGGACGCCGGAATATACCGCCTCCTTGTCGTACACACCGACAACCAAATACTTTGAAGACTTCACCATTGCCATCGACTGGGATCCGACCGCCCTGCACTTGCGCTACCAAAGCACCTTGGAGCGT CTGTGGGTGGATCACGAGACCATTGCCATAAGTCGGCGGGAGCAAGTGGAGCCCGTAGACCTGAATCATTGCCTGCGCGCCTTCACCTCGGAGGAGAAACTGGAGCAGTGGTATCACTGCAGTCATTGCAAGGGCAAAAAACCCGCCACCAAGAAGCTCCAGATCTGGAAGCTACCTCCGATATTG ATTGTTCACTTGAAGCGGTTTAACTGCGTCAACGGCAAATGGGTGAAGTCACAGAAAGTGGTCCACTTTCCTTTCGATGACTTCGATCCTACTCCGTATCTGGCCTCAGTCCCTCAGGAGACGATACTGCGGCACAAGGAGCTGCTGGAGCTAAAGAATGATGCAGAAATGACGATGGCAACTAACGAAGTTGTTAGCGAATTGGACGAGATTGATGCACCCAGTAAGGAGGTTAAGGAAGAACTACCCAATCAAACGGGGTCCACAAAGGCTACGGCGTCGCCACCGCCCACAGGGAATATTCTGCGCCAGAGCAAGACCAAAAATGCTGTCCGGCGACAACGCCTCATCTCTACGAGTCTCACAAAAACGCCTATCGTTGATGGCGAGTTCGAAGACTATCACCAACACCGACTTAAACCAGATGTGGATCAGTTCGATCCCAGATACCGACTCTATGCTGTTGTG TCTCACTCGGGCATGCTGAACGGAGGTCACTACATTTCCTATGCTTCGAATGCAACTGGTTCCTGGTACTGCTATAACGACAGCTCCTGCCGCGAAATATCCCAGAAGCCGGTCATCGATCCAAGTGCTGCATATCTGCTGTTCTACGAACGCAAGGGCCTGGACTACGAGCCTTACCTACCGAACATCGAGGGACGGACGCTGCCCAATACCGCCAGTGTGCCACTCGAGGTGGACGAGACCGAGGGAGAGCTGAAGAAGCTGTGCTCAATTTCCTAA
- the Usp32 gene encoding ubiquitin specific protease 32, isoform F yields MGTKESKHSNSVSYEDSVKRVSDVELRRLRDAFKKSAGVGRNFLSRNAFQQDVLCEGVPPKIVDMLYAACGGTQRGISFNDLLCGLVLITRGTQAEKTKFLWNLYCNDAGTFIIKSDYVRNVNLAPFESVSLFAQSERVNFEQFQDWIIKHRNATVLSKWLLSDNCVSLTSELETPTFYQSLAGVTHLEEKDIGDLEKEFWRLKNTSQNGQIDLQFLGPLISPPIPKNALAGLFNAFDENRDGHIDFKELCCGVSAACRGPGVERTRFCFKIFDVDRDGVLSHDETLQMINVLLLVAKENQESQQYKDLTKQLVISDLLEFGQRRSPDGTPSKLTRDNVSLTAEDFMLWTVQCDLRLMQPLLDLIFELCHIVFGLWPQCKHMENDIVRGWLRREERRPYRVGQFWYLITHDWWLSWMQYTQHTTHTCDYCKRTASQRTAVDEALVCDESFNTHSLEQHDSYSLGSGTGSASGSGSASSGISAGRHCGPVRPGPIDNSNLITANPFRNVRTLTGEGGHLKRDTPLVQNHDFELVPKSLWKALNRWYGDNLPLPRQVIQPPNSDVELELYPLNLRILLHQAQPSQTGVGGGTQLGSWGSTVSGGYGVLASGGGYAAIAVSSVLQPPKRYLAYTAAFSRLATVRQVGEFLCEQLRLKSEDIRLWHVPQLDNGAILLEEDAMCLKELLIRDNDQLLLEIRNKDLTWPEELGSLATAQCGQGAGTPGDRRRLTRSSIMSVHAPGATGLHNLGNTCFMNAALQVLFNTQPLAQYFQREMHRFEVNAANKLGTKGQLAMRYAELLKEVWTATTRSVAPLKLRFCVNKYAPQFAGGGQHDSQELLEWLLDALHEDLNRVMEKPYSELKDSNGRPDKIVAAEAWSQHHARNQSIIIDLFYGQLKSKVSCLGCGHESVRFDPFSLLSLPLPVENYIYFEVLVILLDGSVPIKYGFRLNSDCKYSHLKHKLSTMCSLPPNLMLVCELWNSQIRQVLNDDEKLRTQSAKELYVYQLPEQSMRTRSNSGLSMHIEQGLKDIQRSSALITSAQDSLSSLSTLQTSSHRASSRVLCNGHVSGLDVEGEAEVGTDVSQCNSNSNYNPIVSTYSGNGSGDNQVHELLPDEAGKVSRCFGKRECMPHSLFCFKESLILSSSPENTFMHGAAAQQKRVSSAKLLHTESNTSSMSYTNHSGENSMESSLTEPIPLADLEPVSSRNGSGGEDCSYRTSPNDSSGLSTGHTLGASLDVDEQAEEGNAEDHDQPDQITTSQPETSSGVYSRRSSQPPHKAGKYLVAVHRKITRHDSYFLSYHKTRPSLFGVPLLIPNSEGGTHKDLYCAVWLQVSRLLSPLPATTEQANHAADCDDSLGYDFPFTLRAVKADGLTCAICPWSSFCRGCEIRCNNDYVLQGALPPINAAASNTSTPKMNAKFPSLPNLEAKRTPEYTASLSYTPTTKYFEDFTIAIDWDPTALHLRYQSTLERLWVDHETIAISRREQVEPVDLNHCLRAFTSEEKLEQWYHCSHCKGKKPATKKLQIWKLPPILIVHLKRFNCVNGKWVKSQKVVHFPFDDFDPTPYLASVPQETILRHKELLELKNDAEMTMATNEVVSELDEIDAPSKEVKEELPNQTGSTKATASPPPTGNILRQSKTKNAVRRQRLISTSLTKTPIVDGEFEDYHQHRLKPDVDQFDPRYRLYAVVSHSGMLNGGHYISYASNATGSWYCYNDSSCREISQKPVIDPSAAYLLFYERKGLDYEPYLPNIEGRTLPNTASVPLEVDETEGELKKLCSIS; encoded by the exons ATGGGCACCAAGGAGTCCAAGCACTCCAATAGCGTCAGCTACGAGGATTCGGTGAAACGCG TAAGCGACGTAGAGCTTCGCCGCCTGAGAGATGCCTTCAAAAAGTCAGCGGGCGTGGGCAGGAACTTCCTCAGTCGGAATGCCTTTCAGCAGGATGTGCTGTGCGAGGGAGTGCCGCCAAAGATCGTGGACATGTTATATGCCGCCTGTGGTGGCACCCAGCGTGGCATCTCCTTTAACGACCTGCTCTGCGGTCTGGTCTTGATAACTCGTGGTACCCAAGCGGAGAAAACCAA ATTCCTGTGGAACCTGTACTGCAACGATGCCGGCACCTTCATCATCAAGTCGGACTATGTGCGCAACGTCAATCTGGCTCCCTTCGAGAGCGTCTCCCTATTCGCTCAAAGCGAACGCGTCAATTTCGAGCAGTTCCAGGACTGGATCATAAAGCATCGCAATGCCACTGTCCTCTCCAAATGGCTTCTGTCCGACAACTGTGTTAGCCTCACATCGGAGCTGGAGACGCCAACGTTTTACCAGAGCCTCGCTGGAGTGACGCATCTTGAGGAGAAG GACATTGGCGATTTGGAAAAGGAGTTTTGGCGTTTGAAAAACACTTCCCAAAATGGCCAAATCGACTTGCAGTTCCTGGGACCCCTGATCAGTCCACCCATACCAAAGAATGCTCTAGCAGGTCTATTCAACGCCTTTGATGAGAACCGCGACGGACACATCGACTTTAAGGAGCTGTGTTGCGGAGTAAGTGCCGCCTGCCGAGGACCGGGTGTGGAAAGGACACGAT TTTGCTTCAAAATCTTCGATGTGGATCGAGATGGCGTTCTTAGCCACGATGAAACACTGCAGATGATCAATGTTCTGCTATTAGTAGCCAAGGAAAATCAGGAGTCCCAGCAATACAAGGATCTGACCAAACAGCTGGTGATAAGTGATCTTCTGGAGTTTGGACAGAGAAGAAGTCCGGATGGAACGCCTAGTAAGCTAACCCGAGACAATGTCTCGCTGACCGCTGAGGATTTTATGCTGTGGACCGTACAGTGTGATCTAAGACTCATGCAGCCCTTGCTGGACCTCATCTTCGAGCTGTGCCACATCGTCTTTGGCCTGTGGCCCCAGTGCAAGCACATGGAGAACGATATCGTCCGGGGATGGTTGCGACGGGAGGAGCGCAGGCCGTACCGCGTTGGACAGTTTTGGTACTTGATCACGCATGACTGGTGGCTCAGTTGGATGCAATACACTCAGCACACGACGCACACCTGCGACTATTGCAAGCGAACCGCCAGCCAGCGGACCGCTGTTGATGAGGCGCTCGTCTGCGATGAGAGCTTTAACACCCACAGCTTGGAACAGCACGATAGCTACTCCCTGGGTTCTGGCACGGGATCGGCTTCCGGTTCCGGGTCGGCGAGTAGTGGCATCTCAGCTGGACGACATTGCGGACCCGTGCGACCAGGGCCTATTGACAACAGCAATCTGATCACCGCCAATCCGTTCCGGAATGTTCGAACTCTCACCGGCGAGGGTGGTCACCTCAAGCGGGACACACCCCTGGTGCAGAACCACGACTTTGAACTGGTGCCCAAGTCACTGTGGAAGGCATTGAATCGATGGTATGGCGATAATCTTCCACTGCCACGACAG GTCATCCAACCGCCCAACTCCGATGTGGAACTGGAGCTATACCCGCTGAACCTGCGAATCCTGCTCCACCAGGCGCAGCCATCCCAGACAGGCGTAGGCGGAGGCACTCAACTTGGTAGTTGGGGCTCCACGGTGAGCGGTGGCTACGGAGTGCTTGCCTCCGGTGGCGGATATGCCGCCATCGCTGTAAGCAGTGTACTCCAACCGCCGAAGCGATACTTGGCCTACACGGCTGCCTTCAGCCGACTGGCCACGGTGCGTCAGGTGGGCGAGTTTTTGTGCGAGCAACTGCGTCTTAAGTCAGAAGATATCCGGCTATGGCACGTTCCACAGCTGGACAACGGTGCCATATTGCTAGAAGAGGATGCCATGTGCCTGAAAGAGTTGCTCATTCGGGACAACGACCAGCTGTTGCTGGAAATCCGCAACAAAGATTTGACCTGGCCGGAGGAACTTGGCTCCTTGGCCACCGCTCAATGTGGCCAGGGTGCGGGAACACCGGGGGACCGGCGTCGCTTAACACGCAGTTCAATTATGTCGGTACATGCGCCCGGAGCTACAGGCCTGCACAACCTGGGCAACACCTGCTTCATGAACGCCGCTCTCCAGGTGCTGTTTAATACCCAACCACTGGCACAATACTTTCAGCGTGAGATGCATCGCTTCGAGGTGAACGCGGCCAACAAACTGGGCACAAAGGGTCAGCTAGCCATGCGCTATGCGGAGCTGCTCAAGGAGGTTTGGACGGCCACGACTAGATCTGTGGCCCCGCTGAAGCTACGCTTTTGTGTCAACAAGTATGCGCCGCAGTTCGCCGGTGGAGGTCAGCACGATTCCCAGGAGCTGCTCGAGTGGCTGTTGGACGCTCTGCATGAGGACCTTAACCGTGTGATGGAGAAACCGTACAGCGAGCTGAAGGACTCGAATGGGCGCCCAGACAAAATAGTGGCCGCCGAGGCCTGGTCCCAGCACCACGCCCGAAACCAGTCAATTATCATTGATCTGTTCTACGGCCAGTTGAAATCCAAGGTCAGCTGTCTGGGTTGTGGACACGAATCGGTGCGATTCGATCCGTTTAGTCTGCTCAGTTTGCCGCTTCCGGTAGAGAATTATATCTACTTTGAGGTCTTGG TTATTCTGTTGGATGGAAGCGTTCCAATCAAATATGGTTTTCGTCTGAACTCCGATTGCAAGTACTCGCACCTGAAACACAAGTTGTCCACCATGTGCTCCCTGCCTCCAAATCTAATGCTCGTCTGCGAGCTATGGAACTCACAAATACGCCAGGTGCTAAACGACGACGAGAAACTGCGGACGCAGAGTGCCAAGGAGCTGTACGTCTATCAGCTGCCGGAACAAAGTATGCGAACACGATCCAACTCAGGGCTTAGCATGCACATCGAGCAGGGTCTTAAGGACATACAGCGCAGTTCCG CTCTCATCACGAGCGCCCAGGACTCGCTGTCCTCGCTGAGCACTTTGCAGACGTCCAGCCACCGCGCCTCGTCACGAGTCCTGTGCAACGGACACGTTTCGGGCCTGGATGTCGAAGGCGAGGCGGAGGTGGGCACGGATGTGTCGCAATgtaacagcaacagcaattacAATCCTATTGTAAGCACTTacagcggaaacggaagcgggGACAACCAGGTGCACGAACTGCTGCCAGATGAGGCCGGAAAGGTAAGCCGGTGCTTTGGAAAGAGAGAGTGCATGCCCCACAGCCTATTTTGCTTCAAG GAGTCGCTAATTCTGAGCTCCAGCCCGGAGAACACATTTATGCACGGCGCTGCCGCCCAACAGAAGCGCGTATCGTCCGCCAAGCTGCTGCACACGGAGAGTAATACCAGCTCCATGTCCTACACGAATCATTCCGGCGAAAATTCCATGGAGAGCTCGCTGACCGAACCCATTCCATTGGCGGACCTGGAGCCGGTTAGCAGCCGTAATGGCAGTGGCGGCGAGGACTGCTCCTACCGGACGTCGCCAAACGATTCCAGTGGCCTCAGCACGGGCCACACCCTGGGCGCCAGTTTGGACGTGGACGAGCAGGCGGAAGAGGGCAACGCGGAGGATCACGATCAGCCGGATCAGATCACAACCTCGCAGCCGGAGACCAGTAGCGGGGTCTACTCTCGTCGCTCCTCCCAGCCGCCGCACAAGGCGGGCAAGTATTTGGTAGCCGTACATCGAAAGATAACGCGGCATGACAGCTACTTCCTGTCCTACCACAAGACGAGACCAAGTCTCTTTGGCGTTCCGCTGCTCATTCCAAACAGCGAGGGTGGCACCCACAAGGATCTTTACTGCGCCGTGTGGCTGCAGGTGAGCAGGCTACTCAGCCCATTGCCTGCCACCACGGAACAGGCGAATCATGCCGCCGATTG TGATGACAGCCTGGGCTACGATTTCCCCTTCACGTTGCGTGCCGTCAAGGCAGATGGTCTAACCTGCGCTATTTGCCCTTGGTCAAGCTTCTGTCGCGGATGCGAGATTCGATGCAACAATGATTATGTACTCCAGGGAGCCCTGCCGCCCATCAATGCCGCCGCCA GTAATACATCAACGCCAAAAATGAATGCTAAATTCCCATCGCTACCAAATCTGGAGGCTAAACGGACGCCGGAATATACCGCCTCCTTGTCGTACACACCGACAACCAAATACTTTGAAGACTTCACCATTGCCATCGACTGGGATCCGACCGCCCTGCACTTGCGCTACCAAAGCACCTTGGAGCGT CTGTGGGTGGATCACGAGACCATTGCCATAAGTCGGCGGGAGCAAGTGGAGCCCGTAGACCTGAATCATTGCCTGCGCGCCTTCACCTCGGAGGAGAAACTGGAGCAGTGGTATCACTGCAGTCATTGCAAGGGCAAAAAACCCGCCACCAAGAAGCTCCAGATCTGGAAGCTACCTCCGATATTG ATTGTTCACTTGAAGCGGTTTAACTGCGTCAACGGCAAATGGGTGAAGTCACAGAAAGTGGTCCACTTTCCTTTCGATGACTTCGATCCTACTCCGTATCTGGCCTCAGTCCCTCAGGAGACGATACTGCGGCACAAGGAGCTGCTGGAGCTAAAGAATGATGCAGAAATGACGATGGCAACTAACGAAGTTGTTAGCGAATTGGACGAGATTGATGCACCCAGTAAGGAGGTTAAGGAAGAACTACCCAATCAAACGGGGTCCACAAAGGCTACGGCGTCGCCACCGCCCACAGGGAATATTCTGCGCCAGAGCAAGACCAAAAATGCTGTCCGGCGACAACGCCTCATCTCTACGAGTCTCACAAAAACGCCTATCGTTGATGGCGAGTTCGAAGACTATCACCAACACCGACTTAAACCAGATGTGGATCAGTTCGATCCCAGATACCGACTCTATGCTGTTGTG TCTCACTCGGGCATGCTGAACGGAGGTCACTACATTTCCTATGCTTCGAATGCAACTGGTTCCTGGTACTGCTATAACGACAGCTCCTGCCGCGAAATATCCCAGAAGCCGGTCATCGATCCAAGTGCTGCATATCTGCTGTTCTACGAACGCAAGGGCCTGGACTACGAGCCTTACCTACCGAACATCGAGGGACGGACGCTGCCCAATACCGCCAGTGTGCCACTCGAGGTGGACGAGACCGAGGGAGAGCTGAAGAAGCTGTGCTCAATTTCCTAA